CGGCAGATTCTGGTAGCCTACACGTACATCTAACCTCGGATGTATGACGTGAATTGATATGTAGCCACGCCTAAGATTTGTAATGCGGTTGTCTATGTACTCTCCCGGAAAAAACTGCCGAAAGTAGTTATGAAAATGActatttcaaatgaattttttgaGTTTGCCTTAGAAAACTGCCCTCTATTTCGAGAaaaaacataatttaaaaaaaaaagttacaagagtgttatatatgataaaatggACTGTATTTCGTGGGAGCTGTCAGTAGTTCCAGTTGATCAATGACGTTAAACATGTCGTTATACTATATCACTGTATATGTACTATGGTGGAAAACATCATACATCCGAGGTTAGATGGAATCGCCCGAGGTGATCCGAAATTATATTTCCCCAGACAATATGAGAAGACTCTGATTTCATATGAATTCTGGCAAATATTTTGAACACAGAATCTTATCTATGTTGTGatctaaatgaaaaaaatattcgtCGACCTTCCAACCTGTTAAACAGATATTCTTTAAAACTTGGTTTCTATAAACTTTGCAAAGTCAGCTGAAAAATATTCTTACAAAAATTGATATTCAGAATGACATACAATGTAATCAAAATTATCAATTCGTTGCAAATTCCAAAAACATGCAATTCAGAAACAATattcaaaatcaacattttttctGTTAGAaggtaaaacaaattcaaaagcATTTTAATATATAATCGTTGACTGGGGTTGAGGGCAACAGTAATTATGCGAGTTCCCGAGGGGCGGAACTATTGCCCAACGTAAAAAATATATGCCATGGTCAAAATTTCCCCTTCACCATAACTATAATTATTAGACTCTATAAGACAAAGACATATCTACTCGTAAAATcgaggtcaaaattttggcccAAGTTCGTTTGTCAATGTTAACATTTGTCCTTTACTAAtctttgatataaattttaaaatgaatacatgACAAATGGtgatttttaactttagatttGAAAATTAGTAACGGGCACATTGTACAACAGTGTTTGCTTACTAATCAATACTAGATATCGCTATAACGTTACGTTATTGAGTATAActtgtgtggcttaatttacgtgttcacttaataaaagaatatcgggacacagatttcaaattaataatggtggtaaccaacttctttacaagcattttaatgcaccgggccactccatcttgtccatgagggtaaggattttggaaaaaatttaccatcacacaaacattccaacattaagcaccccttttcgtagacaatgagaagatcactggatcaggaccctaggcactgcatttccatatggatgcaatgataatgtatatgaggtgggaaatttgactagtccacaatacaaggaaataacgtgaatgtgatgggactctttcccaatacccaaagacggaaacgcaatCATGGACATATAAAAGATCAAgaataaatgatgtcacgtttgattcacttttgccttacgtcaacagacaattaggtccacatcatattcgtacaaaactttactctgttccattcagagttttacacacgtcatttgaagaagctacagctagtctatactttaatttttcaacacctgaatacagactgaactctattattatggatgttgcctatcacagcctctataaaccagcacgggtcgTGTATGATATTCCTttcaaatcatgccgccagttccttaagctcaaatttacaaacaaaggaatagatataccgtcaacataagcaacattcttcgtcataaaagggttcagtcgtgtattccaacttatttcaagttcaagtttacaccctgtatttcctacagctatacatctactattgcatccaaactttttaattataaacaaactttgcagtgcctaaaccatcttatacgtaatccaccaacttGTTCTTGTTCTTGATCTTCTTTccactatagtccagctggacatgtcattactggtgatgttgatatagttgaaaatgaggacctcaaatcacttattctaaaaggtcctaaatacagagatcCTCggggtcttttaattggcgacagaacttcatctctattatgaattctgtcaaagattatgccagacgatgggctaaatatgaaaaagaggaacttgatatattgtcagaatgggttaaaagcataagaggaatattaaaatcccgcattagacatatcaaaacaaaagtacgtaccatctatccttctgtgtttagtaaactagaagtgataaaagaattagataggttacatgaggaatatgttttggttccagttgagaaagctagtaacaacattgtctttgtttgtaagactcattattacaactgtattttaaacgaacttggcattaattccacttttggtaatcgtacttatactccaactgccctttcaaaagatgaaattcttcaaaaccatgcttcagttttagacacatttaatatgagttaccgtacctatactggattcctaaactacataaaaacccttacaaacaaagatacatcgctggatccagtaatcgctctaccaagcccctatctttgctcctcacaaaaatattaacagctgtgaaggagaaacttcaaacttactgtgcgacttcatatgccagaagtagtgttaatcaaatgtggattctaaaaaattctaaagaacgtttagtaaacttgaaatcgcagaatttttcagaaatcaataacattaaaacctacgacttttcaacactatacacgaccattcctcacgattaattaaagactaaactttttgatatcatagacagttgcttcttcaacaaaaatggaaaactgaaatattcatatctagtgatcagtcattcaaaaccttactttgttaaacaccactctaattccacgcacaagtactctgaagttgaaataaaaaatatactagggttcctcattgacaatatattcgtggtctttggtgatcaggtcttccaacagtctgttggaattcccatgggcacgaattgtgctcctttgttagctgacctgtttctatattcatatgaaacagaatttatttaaaaacttctacgtgagaagaaaaaatctcttactgtggccttcaattcgacatttagatttatcgatgacgttttgtctattaacagtaataactttcattcatatgtcgatttgatatatccctgtgagctcgaaataaaggacaccacagagtcgtccacttctgcttcatacttagatattttattgaaagtagacattaacagcaaactgacaattcaactgtatgacaaacgggatgatttcagcttctccatcgtcaacttcccatatttatgtagcaatattccattatcacctgtatatggtgtttatttatctcaactgattcgatatgcaagagtttgttctgcgtatagtcagtttttaaatcgaggtaagctactgacaaacaaaatgatggtagaggggtttcaacagtctcgattgaagtcatcatttcgcaaattctatggtcgttataacgatctagttcgtccatacaacctatcattgggtcaaatctgccgtgtttcataccgattgttaagccgttcttggcacactgattttgactgcggataactccgtttacctgatcaggatatagggctcacggcgggtgtgaccggtcaacaggggatgcttactccccctaagcaacctgatcccacctctggtgtgtccaggggtccgtgtttgcccaactatcaattttgtattgtttgtaggagttatgagattgatcactgttcgttatcttcgcctttcacaaGTTACATTGaataattcacaaagtaaaattACAGGTAAAGTTGAGATGAAGGAGAAAGGTACTGCAACCAAGAGGAAAACACCAGCTACCTTTGCCTTTCTCCTGAAGGAAGAACGCGTTACAGGGACTACAGCATCCATCGTGAAAAATCAGCACAGGCGACACAAAGGAGCATcgaaaattcaaatgttgtttaaaGGGCGCCGGGATGTTCCCGTGAGTGTTTTAGATGCTCGACTGCATAGAAGCAGttatcaaaaatgtaaacaagaaatcAAGAAAGGTAAAAGGTCGGGTAAAACAGCGctggaaaaaaaatttccaACACGTTACCCTTCTCGTGATCTTGATGTTCTCCTGTGCGTGAAACCAAGCTGCCAGAAGCATAACCATAGCAAGGTTAAATTTCAAACGGAATCGCAAATGGAGAAAGTAAACACTACACATCGTCATAATGAAACTGCAGCGAACAAATCTAGACAGAGCATCCAGAGGAATATTCAAGTAGACGATATAGGCTGCCTAACAGAACTAGGAACGCCCCTGCATTCTTCAACTTTCGTCCATTGCAACTTGAGTCACAACGGATCATTTATGGAATCCTTTGTCGATACACTTTCACGCGACGAGTTAGAATCTCGGGTGAAGATTATAGACCCGTGTGACAATCAAGAAAACACGTCACAACGTTTTCAATATGTTAAAGAGTTGGAAAGACCATCGTTTGAGATTCACCATGCTGATATTTCGTCTGGGGAGCTTACATCATTCCATGACCACGTTGCAATGTCGCACGATGAGACATCTAGTGACGAGAAAAATGGATCAATAGAAAGCACATCCTCTTTTGGTCGAAATGCGTCTACCAGTTACCCATCAGTCTATAATCCCGTAAACATGGAATCATCTCTGAATGCCAGCGATACTAGTTTTAGTGgcttttttaattcttttcaaCATTTAGCACGCAGGTCTCCTACGTATGTGCGAAATGCACTGGAAAGAACAACAAGTT
Above is a genomic segment from Ostrea edulis chromosome 3, xbOstEdul1.1, whole genome shotgun sequence containing:
- the LOC125676547 gene encoding uncharacterized protein LOC125676547, with product MRKRPCLTILCTLVLLMQKKNGLCYDNDAVELSAVQHIGHKLFHALFGIEKLPICVLCGEDEQQTNENIAIPEATDETPLHNSILPLSFQLAPDVWQYIIYFALGCLGCLLLCSGLLAMRGPWRWVHKGKVEMKEKGTATKRKTPATFAFLLKEERVTGTTASIVKNQHRRHKGASKIQMLFKGRRDVPVSVLDARLHRSSYQKCKQEIKKGKRSGKTALEKKFPTRYPSRDLDVLLCVKPSCQKHNHSKVKFQTESQMEKVNTTHRHNETAANKSRQSIQRNIQVDDIGCLTELGTPLHSSTFVHCNLSHNGSFMESFVDTLSRDELESRVKIIDPCDNQENTSQRFQYVKELERPSFEIHHADISSGELTSFHDHVAMSHDETSSDEKNGSIESTSSFGRNASTSYPSVYNPVNMESSLNASDTSFSGFFNSFQHLARRSPTYVRNALERTTSSARNLVLQAGRSARYVGRKTVEGASGVVQRTGYSTVVFIAQTADDVLYVIECARSGRRCVVRRIHRNKTSLLCDAVKENLDWDVYDYLRVFDDFGDETNTALHLVAAVVVKSAIDKARSCVNRQLEDHSSSFLFNDSFISVQDNKSLNACSDFSYDCLI